A portion of the Osmia lignaria lignaria isolate PbOS001 chromosome 15, iyOsmLign1, whole genome shotgun sequence genome contains these proteins:
- the LOC117600067 gene encoding uncharacterized protein LOC117600067, giving the protein MAHETTTVSELTELDSDGSSCGERDARKRVRVDVDSTGPKKRRKQTTPVRFSSALMMSGVHEESNEDEDEEEDENSEGKLSSQSPIPSQSSIRDENLNNEFRCQYCGQFFDSKETLNVHLDNEHGSANQPSHQAQSGYLNSAIKQEPSQQLDQSENPVNLLSVKNFAINWLATGPHVQSHVQMQPQTEDSWPPTTPSQIASLPNHLQVLSSGFPGSLSQYLPLPAFPLTDASPIARSSIGPTPMRIFNPDAYCDLCNKEFCNKYFLKTHKANKHGIYVDSPGPSTVDNNVPAPIYPANFSSNVVKLEPAATPPTPSVACDLCQKRFKNEDSMRKHKQKMHTELLDQSQEPQINLSQNEEDTDASRSNFPNIETFFRQEYGVEQEDTSFMPAPRHLSPQSIQQARDSGFNADRLRRLGVINPDAFCEICCKEYCNKYFLRTHKMKRHGIIVQDNERSPSNPGSAPTWHQVQTSPLNLIVTESTSSTESNERPGDDYECKPCGIRFQTIDIYQTHCRKMHESEEQQPPKQECAELETPTDQRNDSISEDLQKLQTMLLQLNGLKSSKQGLSCNVCGKECENRAALHVHITTEHAPIHEDSTSSPQEKSPLTVTSMFCTLCGKDYASQDALRRHIAEEHQPPIPSTLPQTPTTAATTTNSNATNQSTSERKVTSMTPTSSYCEICNKELCNKYFMKTHMQRMHGIEIENGAQIGGVICNICNKELCSKYFLRVHKHNTHGIVDENAPSSVKQETHEATNVDDTALKPEQLGDLSHRYFTHFTEVCPICSRRFRSIKWLKAHLMGDHGKAGIDKWRDMEQHYQTTSRSGSRTTNTPKNTQQSSNLKIPNGFEISQQLKPTDYSGLGNQVLSNLLGSSSEDQQLKNYRCSYCSFTTTVLPFLFLHERSHVHSRENVEGEKSLQCPICSQAFHQPEQLHQHLLAVHQFPTLLSHFQPPIINNLTPDAEKLNEVKERIELEPKEDPIVNCPQVTANKNVPEPMRNQRQDDTTVQVTPQGVYKCAQCCYATTNLNRIKKHVRKDHRTIGDPTDSVIAELGRTLKDVANKHKVPACYAMPQDMNSNPDKTIMQPFLIEEQDAMQVGEESGSDKRFAPALVYLPVKSRINNSLTASFTLSPA; this is encoded by the coding sequence ATGGCGCACGAGACGACGACCGTATCGGAACTGACGGAATTGGACAGCGACGGATCGAGTTGCGGGGAACGCGATGCCCGGAAACGTGTTCGCGTTGACGTGGATTCGACAGGACCGAAGAAGAGACGAAAACAAACGACCCCTGTTAGATTCTCGTCCGCCCTGATGATGAGCGGTGTGCACGAGGAATcgaacgaggacgaggacgaggaggaggacgagAACAGCGAAGGTAAGCTGTCGTCACAGTCACCAATACCGAGTCAATCGTCGATCAGGGACGAGAACCTGAATAACGAATTCCGTTGCCAGTACTGCGGTCAGTTTTTTGATAGCAAGGAAACGTTGAACGTTCACCTCGATAACGAGCACGGTTCCGCGAATCAGCCGTCTCATCAGGCTCAAAGTGGATATTTGAATAGCGCGATTAAACAGGAACCGTCTCAGCAACTGGACCAATCCGAGAACCCCGTTAATCTGCTTAGCGTGAAGAACTTCGCGATAAACTGGCTGGCTACTGGACCACACGTGCAATCGCACGTGCAGATGCAGCCGCAGACCGAGGATTCCTGGCCTCCCACAACCCCGAGTCAAATCGCCTCCTTACCTAATCACCTGCAAGTACTTTCTTCCGGTTTTCCTGGCTCcttgtcgcagtatctacctttGCCCGCGTTCCCTTTAACGGACGCCAGTCCGATCGCGAGATCCTCCATTGGACCGACGCCGATGAGAATCTTTAATCCGGATGCGTACTGCGATCTGTGCAACAAAGAGTTCTGCAATAAGTATTTCCTGAAGACGCACAAGGCGAACAAGCACGGGATCTACGTGGATTCGCCGGGACCTAGCACGGTAGACAATAACGTCCCGGCTCCGATTTATCCCGCCAATTTTTCTAGCAACGTAGTTAAACTAGAACCAGCCGCGACACCGCCGACGCCTAGCGTCGCCTGTGATCTTTGCCAGAAACGCTTCAAAAACGAGGATTCGATGCGCAAGCACAAACAAAAAATGCACACCGAGTTGCTGGACCAATCGCAGGAACCGCAGATCAATCTGTCGCAGAACGAAGAGGACACGGACGCGTCGAGAAGTAATTTTCCGAATATCGAGACGTTTTTTAGGCAAGAATACGGGGTGGAACAAGAGGATACATCGTTTATGCCGGCACCTAGACACCTATCTCCTCAATCGATTCAACAGGCACGAGACTCCGGTTTTAACGCTGATCGTCTTCGTCGTTTAGGGGTTATAAATCCGGACGCGTTCTGCGAGATATGCTGTAAAGAATACTGTAACAAGTACTTCCTGCGAACGCATAAAATGAAGAGGCACGGTATCATCGTTCAAGATAACGAGAGGTCGCCGAGTAATCCAGGATCAGCGCCCACTTGGCACCAAGTGCAGACCAGCCCGTTAAATTTGATCGTGACCGAGAGCACCAGCAGCACAGAGTCGAACGAACGACCCGGTGACGATTACGAATGCAAGCCCTGCGGGATACGATTTCAGACGATCGATATTTATCAGACGCATTGTCGGAAGATGCACGAGAGCGAAGAACAACAGCCGCCTAAACAAGAGTGCGCCGAACTGGAGACGCCGACCGATCAACGAAACGATTCGATCTCGGAGGACCTTCAAAAATTACAGACCATGCTGTTGCAGTTGAACGGATTGAAGTCCAGCAAGCAAGGCTTATCGTGCAACGTGTGCGGAAAAGAATGCGAGAACAGAGCGGCTTTACATGTTCACATAACAACAGAACACGCCCCCATCCACGAAGATTCGACATCCTCGCCGCAAGAGAAATCACCCTTAACCGTCACCTCGATGTTCTGCACCCTGTGCGGCAAAGATTACGCGAGTCAGGATGCTCTGAGAAGACACATCGCCGAGGAACATCAACCACCGATCCCGAGTACCCTTCCTCAAACACCCACCACCGCCGCTACAACGACCAATTCGAACGCAACGAATCAAAGCACGTCCGAGAGAAAAGTGACGTCGATGACGCCCACCTCGAGCTACTGTGAAATATGCAACAAGGAGCTGTGCAACAAGTATTTCATGAAAACGCACATGCAGAGGATGCACGGTATCGAGATCGAGAACGGAGCTCAGATCGGTGGGGTGATATGCAACATCTGCAACAAGGAATTGTGCAGCAAGTACTTCCTGCGCGTGCACAAGCACAACACCCACGGAATCGTCGACGAGAACGCGCCTAGCTCGGTGAAACAGGAAACGCACGAGGCGACGAACGTTGACGATACCGCCTTGAAGCCGGAACAACTCGGCGACCTGAGTCACAGGTACTTTACCCACTTCACGGAGGTTTGTCCTATCTGTAGCAGAAGGTTCCGCAGTATAAAGTGGCTGAAGGCTCACCTGATGGGCGATCACGGGAAAGCAGGCATCGATAAATGGCGCGACATGGAGCAACATTATCAAACCACCTCCAGATCGGGGAGTAGAACAACCAACACACCGAAGAACACCCAGCAGAGCTCGAATTTGAAGATACCGAACGGATTCGAAATTTCGCAACAACTCAAACCGACCGATTACTCTGGCCTGGGAAATCAAGTATTGTCCAATTTGCTAGGATCTTCTTCGGAGGATCAACAGTTGAAGAATTATCGTTGCTCTTATTGTTCCTTCACGACCACCGTGTtaccgtttctctttcttcacGAGAGATCTCACGTACACTCCCGGGAGAACGTGGAGGGAGAGAAATCTCTTCAATGTCCGATCTGCTCGCAAGCCTTTCATCAGCCGGAGCAGTTACATCAACATCTACTCGCGGTGCACCAGTTCCCAACGTTACTGTCTCATTTTCAACCACCGATTATCAACAACTTAACACCAGACGCGGAGAAGTTGAACGAGGTTAAGGAGAGGATCGAACTGGAACCGAAGGAGGATCCTATCGTGAATTGTCCGCAAGTTACTGCCAACAAAAACGTCCCTGAACCGATGAGAAATCAACGACAGGACGACACGACGGTTCAGGTCACTCCTCAGGGTGTGTACAAGTGCGCGCAGTGTTGTTACGCCACTACCAATTTGAACAGAATCAAGAAACACGTTAGAAAGGATCACAGGACGATCGGAGATCCTACCGACAGCGTGATCGCCGAGCTTGGTAGAACTTTGAAAGACGTTGCCAACAAACACAAAGTGCCGGCCTGCTACGCGATGCCCCAGGACATGAATTCGAATCCTGACAAGACGATCATGCAACCTTTTCTGATCGAAGAACAAGACGCGATGCAAGTCGGCGAGGAATCCGGCTCGGATAAACGATTCGCACCGGCTTTGGTTTATTTGCCGGTTAAATCGCGAATCAATAACTCCCTTACCGCATCGTTCACCCTCAGTCCTGCTTGA
- the LOC117600072 gene encoding solute carrier family 41 member 3 isoform X2 has translation MVAFPDSATEPTLLNVTDIKLNDSVDQNKHLANKEKDRGVKDHAFTIERHNMSNGKDNYALDFDCSEKGIDNKLNTSVEIKAEPDVVKKVADPDPDFRNNSDGFGNNVFRNERWYQTTLQVAVPFFIAGIGTIGAGLVQAEVKDWPVFRAISQLFILVPPLLGLKGNLDMCLASRLSTQANLGNMHCFREIVKMIIGNIALVQIQAIVAAILVSIFAIVVNAITEGSEYIFNWNNSLLLMASSVCTATSSCFILDFVMIAVIMISYRCKMNPDNLATPLAASFGDVVSITVLSRIASAFFERMTMQPWLLYVVIGCYLLILPFWIYVVLKNKYTRNVLTSGWVPVLSALCISGFGGLVLDQVIDEFEGFVIFQPIINGIGGNLVSVQASRISTTLHQTSIMGILPPHSKMFIAPWKALFKGSPYAKTARILICMAIFGETIFIFVADYLRQGTSTVNVYFVISYIFVAVLQVMVLLYVAHIIIHAMWRYKIDPDNSAIPYLTALGDLSGTVFLALAFWFLITIHQQYGK, from the exons ATGGTCGCTTTTCCGGACTCGGCGACTGAACCAACACTATTGAACGTGACTGATATAAAGTTAAATGACAGCGTGGATCAGAATAAGCATTTAGCAAACAAAGAGAAGGACAGGGGCGTTAAGGATCACGCGTTTACTATAGAACGGCACAACATGTCGAACGGGAAGGATAATTATGCGTTGGACTTCGATTGTTCCGAGAAGGGTATCGACAACAAGCTGAACACGTCGGTCGAGATTAAGGCAGAGCCAGATGTCGTAAAGAAAGTGGCAG ATCCTGATCCTGACTTTCGTAATAACTCGGATGGCTTTGGCAACAACGTGTTCCGAAACGAAAGATGGTATCAGACCACTCTACAAGTCGCCGTGCCTTTCTTCATCGCCGGGATAGGTACGATCGGAGCGGGCCTCGTTCAAGCGGAAGTCAAG GACTGGCCAGTATTTCGTGCCATTTCCCAATTGTTCATTCTAGTGCCACCTCTGTTAGGATTGAAGGGCAATCTCGACATGTGTCTGGCATCTCGTTTGTCCACCCAAGCAAACCTCGGCAATATGCACTGTTTCCgggaaatagtaaaaatgattatcGGTAACATCGCATTGGTACAGATTCAAGCGATCGTCGCGGCCATTTTGGTCTCGATTTTCGCGATCGTCGTCAACGCCATAACGGAAGGTTCAGAGTACATCTTCAATTGGAACAATTCTCTATTGCTAATGGCCTCCAGTGTATGCACCGCCACCAGTTCATGTTTTATTTTAG ATTTCGTAATGATCGCCGTCATCATGATATCGTATCGATGTAAAATGAACCCTGACAATTTGGCTACGCCCTTGGCAGCGTCATTTGGAGACGTGGTATCAATTACTGTCCTATCGAGGATCGCTTCAGCGTTTTTCGAAAGAATGACAATGCAACCTTGGCTTTTATACGTTGTAATCGGCTgttatcttttaattttaccattttGGATCTACGTGGTCCTCAAGAACAAATACACCAGAAATGTTTTAACCTCTGGATGGGTTCCAGTTTTATCCGCCCTATGTATCAGTGG ATTCGGTGGTTTGGTGCTCGATCAAGTGATCGACGAGTTCGAGGGATTCGTGATCTTTCAACCCATCATAAACGGAATCGGTGGTAATTTAGTTTCCGTACAAGCATCTCGAATCTCAACCACGTTACATCAGACGTCTATCATGGGAATTTTACCGCCACATTCGAAAATGTTCATTGCCCCGTGGAAGGCGCTGTTTAAAGGCT CACCGTATGCGAAAACGGCCAGAATACTTATTTGCATGGCGATTTTCGGCGAAACGATCTTCATCTTTGTAGCTGATTATCTCAGGCAAGGTACCTCCACGGTAAACGTATACTTCGTGATCTCCTACATATTTGTTGCTGTTCTCCAG GTTATGGTGCTGCTTTACGTAGCGCATATCATTATTCACGCTATGTGGCGATACAAAATCGACCCGGACAACTCGGCCATCCCGTATCTGACCGCTCTGGGTGATTTGTCGGGAACGGTGTTCCTCGCCTTGGCATTCTGGTTCCTAATAACTATACATCAACAATACGGCAAGTAA
- the LOC117600072 gene encoding solute carrier family 41 member 3 isoform X1 has translation MVAFPDSATEPTLLNVTDIKLNDSVDQNKHLANKEKDRGVKDHAFTIERHNMSNGKDNYALDFDCSEKGIDNKLNTSVEIKAEPDVVKKVAAGLKNPNGQKNKTDMSPPNPGGGSLSSGSSLVTISSVENSDPDPDFRNNSDGFGNNVFRNERWYQTTLQVAVPFFIAGIGTIGAGLVQAEVKDWPVFRAISQLFILVPPLLGLKGNLDMCLASRLSTQANLGNMHCFREIVKMIIGNIALVQIQAIVAAILVSIFAIVVNAITEGSEYIFNWNNSLLLMASSVCTATSSCFILDFVMIAVIMISYRCKMNPDNLATPLAASFGDVVSITVLSRIASAFFERMTMQPWLLYVVIGCYLLILPFWIYVVLKNKYTRNVLTSGWVPVLSALCISGFGGLVLDQVIDEFEGFVIFQPIINGIGGNLVSVQASRISTTLHQTSIMGILPPHSKMFIAPWKALFKGSPYAKTARILICMAIFGETIFIFVADYLRQGTSTVNVYFVISYIFVAVLQVMVLLYVAHIIIHAMWRYKIDPDNSAIPYLTALGDLSGTVFLALAFWFLITIHQQYGK, from the exons ATGGTCGCTTTTCCGGACTCGGCGACTGAACCAACACTATTGAACGTGACTGATATAAAGTTAAATGACAGCGTGGATCAGAATAAGCATTTAGCAAACAAAGAGAAGGACAGGGGCGTTAAGGATCACGCGTTTACTATAGAACGGCACAACATGTCGAACGGGAAGGATAATTATGCGTTGGACTTCGATTGTTCCGAGAAGGGTATCGACAACAAGCTGAACACGTCGGTCGAGATTAAGGCAGAGCCAGATGTCGTAAAGAAAGTGGCAG CGGGTCTGAAAAACCCTAACGGACAAAAGAACAAAACGGACATGTCACCGCCCAATCCCGGTGGTGGATCACTTTCCAGTGGAAGTTCCCTAGTGACGATCTCTTCCGTCGAAAATTCAGATCCTGATCCTGACTTTCGTAATAACTCGGATGGCTTTGGCAACAACGTGTTCCGAAACGAAAGATGGTATCAGACCACTCTACAAGTCGCCGTGCCTTTCTTCATCGCCGGGATAGGTACGATCGGAGCGGGCCTCGTTCAAGCGGAAGTCAAG GACTGGCCAGTATTTCGTGCCATTTCCCAATTGTTCATTCTAGTGCCACCTCTGTTAGGATTGAAGGGCAATCTCGACATGTGTCTGGCATCTCGTTTGTCCACCCAAGCAAACCTCGGCAATATGCACTGTTTCCgggaaatagtaaaaatgattatcGGTAACATCGCATTGGTACAGATTCAAGCGATCGTCGCGGCCATTTTGGTCTCGATTTTCGCGATCGTCGTCAACGCCATAACGGAAGGTTCAGAGTACATCTTCAATTGGAACAATTCTCTATTGCTAATGGCCTCCAGTGTATGCACCGCCACCAGTTCATGTTTTATTTTAG ATTTCGTAATGATCGCCGTCATCATGATATCGTATCGATGTAAAATGAACCCTGACAATTTGGCTACGCCCTTGGCAGCGTCATTTGGAGACGTGGTATCAATTACTGTCCTATCGAGGATCGCTTCAGCGTTTTTCGAAAGAATGACAATGCAACCTTGGCTTTTATACGTTGTAATCGGCTgttatcttttaattttaccattttGGATCTACGTGGTCCTCAAGAACAAATACACCAGAAATGTTTTAACCTCTGGATGGGTTCCAGTTTTATCCGCCCTATGTATCAGTGG ATTCGGTGGTTTGGTGCTCGATCAAGTGATCGACGAGTTCGAGGGATTCGTGATCTTTCAACCCATCATAAACGGAATCGGTGGTAATTTAGTTTCCGTACAAGCATCTCGAATCTCAACCACGTTACATCAGACGTCTATCATGGGAATTTTACCGCCACATTCGAAAATGTTCATTGCCCCGTGGAAGGCGCTGTTTAAAGGCT CACCGTATGCGAAAACGGCCAGAATACTTATTTGCATGGCGATTTTCGGCGAAACGATCTTCATCTTTGTAGCTGATTATCTCAGGCAAGGTACCTCCACGGTAAACGTATACTTCGTGATCTCCTACATATTTGTTGCTGTTCTCCAG GTTATGGTGCTGCTTTACGTAGCGCATATCATTATTCACGCTATGTGGCGATACAAAATCGACCCGGACAACTCGGCCATCCCGTATCTGACCGCTCTGGGTGATTTGTCGGGAACGGTGTTCCTCGCCTTGGCATTCTGGTTCCTAATAACTATACATCAACAATACGGCAAGTAA
- the LOC117600080 gene encoding uncharacterized protein LOC117600080 isoform X2 — protein sequence MITMKTVIFLVAIAATGALPLSKVHVKFISPPHIYEHGITTDGDRTIDQRSYVSIGRRSASGNPRDFGTFSYLSLLFIHFLFFLFTLYVYTGQRVGNKGISSVDIKRENIESLWPIGVFIPPIDINDLGYSSRESRHMTPDFSNGLTYHDPYLLTGKKAMLTVKYLYGQGELFYDDIPHERALLRNQEERRRNGLFDLILRSLRTSSPFSRKE from the exons ATGATAACG atgAAAACGGTGATCTTCTTAGTTGCAATAGCTGCAACTGGAGCTTTGCCCCTTTCGAAAGTGCACGTGAAATTCATTTCTCCGCCGCACATTTATGAGCACGGTATTACGACAGATG GGGATCGAACGATCGACCAGAGATCTTACGTTTCCATCGGGAGAAGAAGCGCGTCAGGAAACCCAAGAGATTTCGGTACATTTAGTTATTTATCActtctttttattcattttcttttctttttattcacttTGTATGTTTACACAGGACAACGCGTGGGCAACAAAGGCATATCATCTGTCGATATTAAACGAGAAAATATTGAATCACTATGGCCAATAGGTGTCTTCATTCCACCGATAGACATAAACGACCTTGGTTACAGTTCACGTGAATCCAGGCATATGACACCTGACTTCTCCAACGGACTTA CATATCACGATCCCTATCTGTTAACTGGTAAAAAAGCAATGTTGACAGTAAAGTATCTTTATGGCCAAGGCGAATTGTTTTATGACGATATTCCACATGAAAGAGCGCTGTTAAGAAATCAAGAAGAAAGGAGACGAAACGGCTTGTTCGATCTAATATTGAGAAGTTTAAGAACCAGCTCTCCATTTTCAAGGAAAGAATGA
- the LOC117600080 gene encoding uncharacterized protein LOC117600080 isoform X3, which produces MYSSKQSMKTVIFLVAIAATGALPLSKVHVKFISPPHIYEHGITTDGDRTIDQRSYVSIGRRSASGNPRDFGQRVGNKGISSVDIKRENIESLWPIGVFIPPIDINDLGYSSRESRHMTPDFSNGLTYHDPYLLTGKKAMLTVKYLYGQGELFYDDIPHERALLRNQEERRRNGLFDLILRSLRTSSPFSRKE; this is translated from the exons ATGTACTCATCAAAACAATCG atgAAAACGGTGATCTTCTTAGTTGCAATAGCTGCAACTGGAGCTTTGCCCCTTTCGAAAGTGCACGTGAAATTCATTTCTCCGCCGCACATTTATGAGCACGGTATTACGACAGATG GGGATCGAACGATCGACCAGAGATCTTACGTTTCCATCGGGAGAAGAAGCGCGTCAGGAAACCCAAGAGATTTCG GACAACGCGTGGGCAACAAAGGCATATCATCTGTCGATATTAAACGAGAAAATATTGAATCACTATGGCCAATAGGTGTCTTCATTCCACCGATAGACATAAACGACCTTGGTTACAGTTCACGTGAATCCAGGCATATGACACCTGACTTCTCCAACGGACTTA CATATCACGATCCCTATCTGTTAACTGGTAAAAAAGCAATGTTGACAGTAAAGTATCTTTATGGCCAAGGCGAATTGTTTTATGACGATATTCCACATGAAAGAGCGCTGTTAAGAAATCAAGAAGAAAGGAGACGAAACGGCTTGTTCGATCTAATATTGAGAAGTTTAAGAACCAGCTCTCCATTTTCAAGGAAAGAATGA
- the LOC117600080 gene encoding uncharacterized protein LOC117600080 isoform X1: MYSSKQSMKTVIFLVAIAATGALPLSKVHVKFISPPHIYEHGITTDGDRTIDQRSYVSIGRRSASGNPRDFGTFSYLSLLFIHFLFFLFTLYVYTGQRVGNKGISSVDIKRENIESLWPIGVFIPPIDINDLGYSSRESRHMTPDFSNGLTYHDPYLLTGKKAMLTVKYLYGQGELFYDDIPHERALLRNQEERRRNGLFDLILRSLRTSSPFSRKE, encoded by the exons ATGTACTCATCAAAACAATCG atgAAAACGGTGATCTTCTTAGTTGCAATAGCTGCAACTGGAGCTTTGCCCCTTTCGAAAGTGCACGTGAAATTCATTTCTCCGCCGCACATTTATGAGCACGGTATTACGACAGATG GGGATCGAACGATCGACCAGAGATCTTACGTTTCCATCGGGAGAAGAAGCGCGTCAGGAAACCCAAGAGATTTCGGTACATTTAGTTATTTATCActtctttttattcattttcttttctttttattcacttTGTATGTTTACACAGGACAACGCGTGGGCAACAAAGGCATATCATCTGTCGATATTAAACGAGAAAATATTGAATCACTATGGCCAATAGGTGTCTTCATTCCACCGATAGACATAAACGACCTTGGTTACAGTTCACGTGAATCCAGGCATATGACACCTGACTTCTCCAACGGACTTA CATATCACGATCCCTATCTGTTAACTGGTAAAAAAGCAATGTTGACAGTAAAGTATCTTTATGGCCAAGGCGAATTGTTTTATGACGATATTCCACATGAAAGAGCGCTGTTAAGAAATCAAGAAGAAAGGAGACGAAACGGCTTGTTCGATCTAATATTGAGAAGTTTAAGAACCAGCTCTCCATTTTCAAGGAAAGAATGA
- the rtv gene encoding QVR superfamily protein rtv translates to MRFNTGVIAVLAILCVVLPRTAIGLHRRCVNCRSRGELGSCKDPFTMNSTEIEKEKGVNAVTCASGWCGKILETQGLNNEYGEATQRLCFQRGPDDGEERCAYTMWNYKKVYMCLCFGDLCNGTTRLNVTYGLIVTTLAVLLRRFV, encoded by the exons ATGAGATTTAACACAGGTGTTATTGCGGTACTCGCAATTCTTTGCGTGGTTCTACCTCGTACAGCAATCG GGCTACATCGGAGATGTGTGAATTGTAGATCAAGAGGAGAGTTAGGATCATGCAAGGATCCTTTCACTATGAACTCGACAGAGatcgaaaaggaaaaaggggtCAATGCTGTGACCTGCGCGTCTGGTTGGTGTGGTAAAATACTCGAAACACAAGGTTTAAATAACG AATATGGCGAAGCCACGCAAAGACTTTGTTTTCAACGGGGACCCGACGACGGTGAGGAAAGATGCGCCTACACAATGTGGAATTATAAAAAGGTTTACATGTGCCTTTGTTTCGGAGACTTGTGCAATGGAACGACGAGATTAAACGTTACCTACGGGTTAATTGTTACAACGCTTGCTGTATTACTTCGACGGTTCGTTTGA